The segment GACTACAGTACAAGCAAGCCTATCAATGGACAGATCTATTCGATCCGAGAGTTTGAAAACAAAATTCTACTCGGACATGAAGATGGTGCTACCTTTTTGGATCGAGGCACAGTCAATAGATTTTCGAATACAGAGGGGGCATGGAAATTCATTGTGCCGCAGAATAACAGCTCTCTGCTACTCGAAGGCAACTACCTAGGCATGAAACTCTATAGAAAGGAAAACAAACAATGGATCAGTTCAGGCCTACTTGACGGATTGAGGGAATCTTCGAGGGTATTCTTAGAAAATGTAGACGGCACTATCTGGATGACTCATGGCTACAAAGGTGTGTTCAAAATCTACCCAGCCCAAGACTATAGTAAAATAGACTCGGTAAGATTCTATGATGAAAAAGACGGATTTGCCACCAACCGACTGATCAATGTCTTTAATATCAACAACGAAAACGTATTCTGCTCAGGCGCAGGTATCTATCGCTATGACAAGGAGAGTGACAGATTTGTGCTCCACGAAAAATTCACAGAAATATTTGGTTCTGCGATTCACATCCGAGAAATGCAGGAAGATGGCAATGGCAACATTTACTTCATGGCATCTGACTATTCTGGAGTACTGATCAAAGACAAATTCAACAACTACAGCATTGACACCAAAATCTTCAACAAAATCCACAGCAAACTCAATGACGATTTGGAAGATATATCAGTATTGGATTTTGGCAATGTACTATTTGGCGCACACGAGGGTTTCATTCATTATGATCCTCAAAAACAATCCGTCTTGCTAAACCCAATCAAAGTATTGATCCGACGCATGATTTCCACCAACAATGATCAAATCATTTTCGAGGGTAGTTTCCAAAAAAATGGTGAAGTAGTAGCCAATCAACCTGACAACTCCACACCTGAGTTCAGCTATGGATCCAACTCCATACTTTTCCAATTCAGCTCCACCTTTGTAGATGAGGATTTAAAAACAGAATACAGCTACTACCTCAAAGGCTATGAAAGCGACTGGTCTATTTGGACGACCAACACCGAAAAGGAATACACCAACCTGCGAGAGGGAAATTACGAGTTCATCGTCAAAGCCAAAAACATCTATGACATAGAAAGCGAAGTGACCAGCTACCAGTTCAGCATCAATCCTCCTTGGTACCGCACCAAACTCGCCTATTTCTTGTACTTCGTACTATTCGCAGGTACAATCAGCACTATCGTGATCTCACAAAATGTGGTACACAAAAAGGAAAAGAAAGTAATGAAACTCACCCAAAAGCGTGAATTGATTCGAAAAGACAACGAAATCGTAGAACTCTCCGAAAAATCGAAAGCAGAAATCATGAAGCTTCAAAATGAAAATTTGGAATTGGAAATCAACACCAAAAACAAGGAGCTGGCCAGCTCTACCATGAACCTCATTGATAAAAATCAATTATTGACTGGACTCAAAAACGACATCAAACATATCCTGGATCAAGACAAGAAGAACAGCAATACTCGTGCACTCAAAGAAATGATAAAAAAAATAGATCGAAGCATCACGCATGACGATGAATGGGAACATTTTCAACAGTACTTTGATCAGGTACATGGAGACTTCACTACACGGCTAAGGCAACAGTTCTCCAACCTATCTCCTCAAGAGGTCAAACTATCCAATTACCTACGAATGAGTCTGTCCACCAAAGAAATCGCACAACTGATGAACATCACCACAAGGGGTGTCGAAATAGCTCGCTACAGGCTCAGGAAAAAACTGAACCTAGACAGAGAGGTAAATCTGTCAGAATTCATAGGTAGATTCTAGTATATGAATACGGATCGGTTGAAATCATAGAACAAGATGTATTCTCCTTCTCCATATGATGTAATCACATTTTCATCTACAGATCACAAAAAAAAGACTCATACAGCTCAAAAACAATGCTCTTACACGAATTGTAGTGTTTTTGAAGTAGCACATAGAGGTACCATGATGTATTATTGTAGAGTAGGAATATTTCAACTTTAGGTACCAGCAGCTGATCATTGTATCAAGGCCCTAATACGTCCCATGAATTGGATGTATTAGCCATCATTACGAAAGACTTGATTATGAACAATAGCAAACAGACCAATCAGCATTTGGAACTAAAAGAAGCTCCATCAACAAAAAATCTTCACCTATTAGATGTCAATTTACTGCTCAAAGCAATTTTCAGCCTGGCCCTAAGCATCTTCCTTTTCTCCTGTGGATCTAAACAGGTAGAAACCAATGAAGAGCAGGCTTTCATCGCTGAGCTACTAGGCAAAATGACCCTAGAAGAAAAAATCGGTCAACTGCACCAAATCACCAGCCAATGGAACATGACAGGGCCTGCTCCAGAATATGCCCAAGGTCATGAAGAAAAACTCAAATCAGGACTCGTAGGCTCCATGCTCAATGTCATCGGTGCAGAAGCTACCCTCAATGCGCAAAAACTGGTCGTAGAAAACAGCCGTTTGGGCATCCCTTTGATCTTCGGCTATGATGTCATCCATGGCTACCGCACCATGTTCCCCGTCCCACTGGGCGAAGCTTCCTCTTGGGATCCCGAAACTGTCAAACTATCTGCCTCGATCGCTGCCTTAGAGTCGGCAGCAGCAGGACTACACTGGACTTTTGCACCGATGATGGATGTCGGCAGAGATGCCCGATGGGGTCGTGTGATGGAAGGGGCTGGTGAAGATCCCTACCTAGCCAGCCTACTATCTGCCGCCAGAGTCCGAGGATTTCAAGGGGAGAGTCTAGCAGATGAAAAAACGATTGCTGCCTGTGCCAAGCACTTTGCGGGCTATGCTTTCGCCGAGTCAGGCAAAGACTACAACAACGTAGACATCAGCAACGCTACCCTACACAATGTCATTTTACCTCCCTTCAAAGCAAGTACGGAAGCAGGTGCAGCTACCTACATGAATTCATTCAACACCATCCAAGGGCTACCAGCATCCGCCAACGAGTACATCCAGAGACAATTACTCAAAGGAGATTGGGGCTTTGACGGGTTCGTAGTTTCCGATTGGAACAGTATAGGTGAAATGGTGGCCCACGGTGCAGCAGCTGACCTCAAAGAAGCCGCCAAACTAGCGATCCAAGCAGGCTCTGACATGGACATGGAAGGCAATGCCTACACCAACTTCCTTGCTGAACTAGTGGAAGAAGGTACCGTGGACATCAAAATCATCGATGATGCCGTCAGACGTGTCTTGACCATCAAATACCGTTTGGGACTCTTCGAAGACCCATACAAGTACTCCAACAAAGAATGGGAGAAAAACACGCTCTACAGCCTTGGCAACAAATCTGCCGCACGCAAAGTAGCCAGAGAATCCATCGTTCTGTTAAAAAATGAGGGAAAGAAACTACCGATCAATGAATCAATCAAATCGATTGCCGTCATCGGACCCTTGGCGGATGACAAAGATGCTCCACTGGGCAACTGGAGAGCTGATGCTGTTGCCAATTCTGCCGTATCCGTCTTGGAAGGCGTCAAGGCCAGAGCAGGAAACAATGTTACGATCAACTATGCCAAAGGCTGTGACTTGGTCACCAGCGAAAGAAGTTTTGCAGGAGAAGTCCAATTCAACACCACAGACAGATCAGGATTCGCTGCGGCAGTAGCTGCTGCCAAAAAATCTGAAATCGTATTGTTGGCTATCGGAGAAGACTGCTACCAATCAGGTGAAGGCAGAAGCCAAGCAGACATCGGACTCAAAGGATTACAAATGGAATTGTTTGACGCAATCTATGCCGTGAACCCTAACATTGTGATTGTCCTGATGAACGGACGACCCCTAGCCATCCCTGAGCTAGATGCCAAAGCTCCCGCCATTCTGGAAACATGGTTCTTGGGTAGCGAAGCTGGAAATGCCATAGCAGATGTATTATTTGGAGATCACAATCCATCTGGCAAGCTACCGATGACTTTCCCTCGGAGCAATGGTCAAATCCCAATCTATTACAATCACATGAATACGGGAAGACCTGGGCCGAAAAATGAAGTATTTTGGTCGCATTACACAGACCAAACCAATGCTCCCCTTTATCCATTTGGATTTGGACTGAGCTACACAGACTTTGAATACACTAACTTGACAGTGGATAGCTCCAACCCAGCGTCTATTCAGGTCTCAGTATCCCTCAAAAACACGGGATCTGTTACAGGGACGGAGGTAGTACAGCTTTATATCCGAGACAAAATCGCCAGTCTGGTGAGACCCGTCAAAGAACTAAAAGGCTTCCAAAAAGTGACCTTAAAATCCGGAGAATCCAAAGACT is part of the Reichenbachiella agarivorans genome and harbors:
- the bglX gene encoding beta-glucosidase BglX, which translates into the protein MNNSKQTNQHLELKEAPSTKNLHLLDVNLLLKAIFSLALSIFLFSCGSKQVETNEEQAFIAELLGKMTLEEKIGQLHQITSQWNMTGPAPEYAQGHEEKLKSGLVGSMLNVIGAEATLNAQKLVVENSRLGIPLIFGYDVIHGYRTMFPVPLGEASSWDPETVKLSASIAALESAAAGLHWTFAPMMDVGRDARWGRVMEGAGEDPYLASLLSAARVRGFQGESLADEKTIAACAKHFAGYAFAESGKDYNNVDISNATLHNVILPPFKASTEAGAATYMNSFNTIQGLPASANEYIQRQLLKGDWGFDGFVVSDWNSIGEMVAHGAAADLKEAAKLAIQAGSDMDMEGNAYTNFLAELVEEGTVDIKIIDDAVRRVLTIKYRLGLFEDPYKYSNKEWEKNTLYSLGNKSAARKVARESIVLLKNEGKKLPINESIKSIAVIGPLADDKDAPLGNWRADAVANSAVSVLEGVKARAGNNVTINYAKGCDLVTSERSFAGEVQFNTTDRSGFAAAVAAAKKSEIVLLAIGEDCYQSGEGRSQADIGLKGLQMELFDAIYAVNPNIVIVLMNGRPLAIPELDAKAPAILETWFLGSEAGNAIADVLFGDHNPSGKLPMTFPRSNGQIPIYYNHMNTGRPGPKNEVFWSHYTDQTNAPLYPFGFGLSYTDFEYTNLTVDSSNPASIQVSVSLKNTGSVTGTEVVQLYIRDKIASLVRPVKELKGFQKVTLKSGESKDLTFVLTEKELGFYDNDGKYKVEDGEFEVMVGTNSADLLNATFLLNTATVQ
- a CDS encoding ligand-binding sensor domain-containing protein, translating into MNKATTSLLCAILLFISILTPSAIADDYKGIPFITTYLPKEYNAGMQNNDLLQDQRGVIYIANNYGLLEYDGSRWRVYSVSNGTKVRSVSLHANGRIYVGAQNQFGYFFPSPTGLMTYHSLSDLLPDNKQQIGEVWKCYVIEKNIYFCTDTHIYKYDGQSVTIVAHDIEIGSSFVIGNQLYIYQEHKGLSLIEKDHQIMVYGSEAFANKRIAGLLPLANERLLVCTEEDGLYFYNGSKFEKWKVSANQTLSSVFIQTVLPLSTHVIAIGTRNNGLFLISNEGQILSKLDKERGFNNKAIFGLMEDEFGNLWVGQNNGLARIEISSPFTYITDQFDLEGAGYCSYSNKDGLYLGTNNGLYLIKNNKETHDDLNDYSTSKPINGQIYSIREFENKILLGHEDGATFLDRGTVNRFSNTEGAWKFIVPQNNSSLLLEGNYLGMKLYRKENKQWISSGLLDGLRESSRVFLENVDGTIWMTHGYKGVFKIYPAQDYSKIDSVRFYDEKDGFATNRLINVFNINNENVFCSGAGIYRYDKESDRFVLHEKFTEIFGSAIHIREMQEDGNGNIYFMASDYSGVLIKDKFNNYSIDTKIFNKIHSKLNDDLEDISVLDFGNVLFGAHEGFIHYDPQKQSVLLNPIKVLIRRMISTNNDQIIFEGSFQKNGEVVANQPDNSTPEFSYGSNSILFQFSSTFVDEDLKTEYSYYLKGYESDWSIWTTNTEKEYTNLREGNYEFIVKAKNIYDIESEVTSYQFSINPPWYRTKLAYFLYFVLFAGTISTIVISQNVVHKKEKKVMKLTQKRELIRKDNEIVELSEKSKAEIMKLQNENLELEINTKNKELASSTMNLIDKNQLLTGLKNDIKHILDQDKKNSNTRALKEMIKKIDRSITHDDEWEHFQQYFDQVHGDFTTRLRQQFSNLSPQEVKLSNYLRMSLSTKEIAQLMNITTRGVEIARYRLRKKLNLDREVNLSEFIGRF